catacaagttgagaaaaatacaTAACCAGTACACACCGAAATCCAAAAACGGATCAACAGATGATACCTATAGATactcaaattaaaataaaactgaacGAAAAACAAAGCAACAAAATGTCTAACTCAAACCAACGCTAAATTCTTCTAATTATAACTTATAAgcatcaaaaagtgaaaattaaaaaatgttaaaaaagaggaaaaaataaaattaaattaaaagaaTAAATCTTGAGATCCGTTCTGCCATAattatcactaaaaaaattacttatcttATAAGTTGAAAAGAGACATAAAATTCAACATGAAGTAATCTAATAGGAATACATTATACAAGTGTcaatgaattatttgaaaacaatatctACATTACATATTATTGAAATAGGACCTAACCACTTTTACCATTTGCTTTTACATAGGAAATAGACTGAACAGTAGGTAATCAGGAAAACTGCTGTATTTTAGGCAAATGCCCTCACCAAAATCTGCTCACTCATTTGATAAACATTGAACATCAGTTAAATGTAATCGAGGATAAAACATTAATCTCACTGTGTGccttttaaaaacttcaaccTACAAGAATAGGCAATACTGACAAGTCTTTGAAAATGGATACCCAAGTTGACAATAATTTAGGTCAAAGACCTGACAAATAATTTGATGAACAATCGACAacaaccattaaaaaaatatgaaaataaattggCGTAAGTTCATTAGAACTTTAAGCAACGCATTAGCAATCATGATGGTCTTCTCAACAACCATAGAGTTTAAACTAGTTGGTGAATTAATAGCAGCAGAAAAAGAAGAACTTATAGGAAAATTATTACCACAAATAGGTAcacaattgataaaaaaaaatcaacaacaatacactggagaaaattcaacagaaaaacgtcaaggaaaaaaataaaatacaactaCAATCAAGTAACATGCTGAGCTGTGTGAAAAAGGATACTTTTGGATTTGGCTCAGTATCAATTGACATCTCCCTCCATTGACTTGGTACTCGTATCTAGGCTTTTCCATAGAACTTTGACTTGTCTTGAATAACTCACGGACATCATGCAAAGATTAcaaatatttacataataaaGTTCTTATAGAATTACAATTATAACCTATcttcaacattttgataaatattAGGTTTAGATTCTCAATTGCGTTAAATTAAATTTGTCTTAATTTatttgataggtattaggtaccacGTAATTGTCTATTGCGAATCAAAACTGTTTCACCATGGGATGAACGAATAATTTAATGAGTTTTACTGAAAAGTAAAGTTATTTTTGTGTATTGCAGAACGGATATTTTCCCTTGCTTTTGTTCCCAAATTAGGGTAAACTATAGTTaaccaatttttaatcaaaatatcaacCAAATTGGTCAGGCACTATCTACTTGTTTAGTGACCAACTCATATTGAATAGGTACTCTCAGGTGTTGCACTTTTGGTGTGTAATTCAGCTTGCACTTGCTGTTCTTTCAACAACTGAGGCCACTTTGTATGTTCATCAGCCCATGTATTTACAAAAACTACGGTACCTAGAGTCGCCATGACCCTTTCAACAGAATTACTGGTAGGAGCGAAAAATGACGTCTGTCTGACTTCCACTCCTGAGTGGATTTTAACTGAGGATCATTGTCCAATAACAAAGCTTCTGGTTTGCCAAATTCCTTTTCTATTCTTCAACctttttaagtacctaataaataatATTTGTTGATGTGGCATTTTTAATAAGAGGTTGACATAAGCTAATTTGGCAATATTTGGGAGATATTCTTGGTAATATTGAAAGAATCCTAAAATTAATAACGTTGACATTCCTCAATGTTGCTTGGAGGCTCAAAGTCAAGAATGGTCtaaattttactttcatcaATTCTAGACCCTCCACTATGCAAAATAAAACCCACATATTTCACCTCAATTGGCTCAATTTGACACCTTTTCGATTTATTTAACCAAATTTAATGTCATGCCTGTCTCTCTAATTGTAAGTTTCATTTTCACAATTGGTCCTATTGAGTCAGCATGAATGATTTTGCAAAGACATACAGCCACTTCCAATGTAAGTGTTGCTTTccttttttgcacatttttttaccCTTTATAATTTTAGACTCGACTTTTTGACtcgttcatttgatttttaattaacaTCACATTtccttataggtaggtacatgtccTCAACGCAGTActgtttcattcaattttaattagttTTACATTCATAAATTGTGATTGATAAAATGATAATGGTGTCCAAGTAGACTGAAATGTGAAAAGTGTCTCacaatgttttaattttaattttttataatgttttttcatttaattaagTCTTTGTTCACTAAAAGGCgtgattaattattattattcactTACGTAAAAAAATATGGCGAGTTGCCTCATTTTACATGTATATACtgggcacttgaaattttacattaccATAtgatgtacataattattactTCGTTGGTTTGTTGactttttcttctattttatgtacctaaattaaaatgaatttttattctcaCGCGTATGGTACCGcgttttttttgaacattaaatCTGTACCTACATTCGTGTGTAGTGTTCCCGTGTTTACAACATACAACATTGGTGGTTaatcagtaagtaattttttttccccgATTAATCGATCGATCATGTTTTTATAGGGTATTTGGCGTAAATTTCATCATAATCTTGCATTTTTTggcgttaaaattgaaaaatgataattttcaaaaccgtgaaaacagaaaaattgaccaatgtattttcgacattttctccagaataGTCACATTTCTGTCATTCTCTGTTATTTCAACGGTCaattaattaacatttttacgagagttattcaaaaataagtaactgaaaaattttattcgaatttgtTCCCTTTGAAGATCTTTATTTTTGTAgtcataatgtattttttttttgcaattttgaaatcaatttccgTAATTCTTTGCATACTCTTTCGATATGGACTTGTCTCGCTCAAAAATTTTGGGCCAGTTAAGATGGCCATGGCAAGAATCGTCATTTTGAATGTGTGTACTGGAAATAGCACTCGAAAAGGCTCgggaaattaataattatattcCAAAAAAGTAGAAGCTGTAAATATGGACGATTCTTGGGGCTACGAAACATTACAACTTcgcttattgaaaatttgaaaatcacaccCGATGGCTAAGATAAttacaattagaaaaaaaaaacaatttctgggATGAAAACTTCCCTatagaatttttcgttttgataAATCTACTTGAAAGactagacgttaaagtgcactatttttttttctggtgcaaaaactcggaagTCTTCGGGGACAGTCGGAAATACTTCGTTCGACTTGTTCTATTTTTCTAGTGCgttaatttttataatgttttttcatttaattaagTCTTTGTTCACTAAAAGGCgtgattaattattattattcactTAAGTAAAAAGGGATTGTCACCTCTTTCAAGTTGCTGAGTTCAAATTTCTCGAATTTGAACATAAAAACAAACCTGAACTTCTTATCACCATTGAGATTGGCAAAGAATCAGTGAAACTACCCCTTTTTCTATTTATAAAGGGACAGTGGGACACTCAGccaaaacaacaaaaactactttatcctactagtagaataaaacactactttattcactctcgctagtcgctcgagtgatcaaatgcgcgttttcttcccacgtttggataaaatatgttattcaactagtgaaataaagtgattttcgacgatttttaattacttccctcgctctgctcgggaaataaacctcaaaaatcgtcaaaaatcactttattttactagtaggataaaataccattacctacttattctcaAGTGTCTAACTCACCTATAAAAAATTGGCTGTAATCTAATTAACATCTCttatgaaaagtgaaaaaatcactttttggtaaattggtagtTGTGtagaaaaatcacagaaaacacatttagaaaataaaaaaattcacgaaaatagtaattttttttgcatatacCTAGACAATGAGGTAATgatcttcttcattttttccccttatgTGAACCGAAAATCATGTTTCTTAAGTACCAaggtaaattttgttaaattttgaggaatttttaaattgtgtttCACCTAAGCATGTTAATTTTTAAGGATATTTTACTCGATGTTGCACGTtgctttttgatatttttttgttgtttttgggTTATTTTCACAAAACGCGTCATTTTTAAACGtagaaaatgttcattttcaagAATGTCGTGTTCAACATCCctcatattttttaatattgtttatttttcagatattttccaattttttcttgtttaccaAAGGTATCTAACTCTTGGTTTTTAaacattgctaaaaaaaattcactagcCAAATTTAATGTCATGCCTGTCTCTCCAAGAATATGATTCATTTTCTTAATTGGTCCTATCAAGTCAGCATGAATGATTTTGTAAGGACATACAGCCACTTCAAGTAGGTAAGTGCTGCTTTccttttttgcacatttttttaccCTTCACATAGTTTtcttctgttcaatttttagttcaGGTACATCTTTATGCATGTCCTCCACCCATTCCTGTtgcatttaattttaattagtttTTCATTCATGAATTGTGATTGATTATGGTTGCCAAGTAGACTGAAACGTGCCTCACaatatgttttaatttttattttttttaatatgtatttttcatttaattaagTCTTTGTTCAGTAAAAAGTgtgattaattattattattcacttacgtaaaaaaaaatataccgagTTGCCTCATTTTACATGTACCTAtagttattcaaattttattcttatgTGTCACATCAAGTTTCAGTTAGTACCTATTTATTGCGCGTAATTATAATCATCTTTATTGTGTATATTATCATAATTGTGTCATTGTCTAGTAAACTGTtcataaatattcaaaatcttATTAGGTACTTTATTAAACTAAGCATATAGATGAGCAAAAGCTCGTTTTATATTCACTTGGATTCATTCATTGGTTCACCAAGGTACGAGTATTCAGTaagtaatttgtatttttatagaaaaacgGTGGCCATTTTCGTGTTCAGCAACTCCGAAAACATGGTATTCGACGTGTTATGGTCGCGGTACTGAGACTATTCGTTTGAATTTTAGCCCCATTATGGAGAGGGGGTGCGCTGGGGGGCTTCAAATGGGTTCAATCAAAAAAGTATGACCAATGACCATATTCGTGGTCACCTTTCTGTAAACATTCCATTTTATAcattacacacaaaaaaaactcctcattcgcgtttggaaatttcagaccaaaattgtagatggagggggggggggctgtacCCAACACTCTTGGGAGTCGATTTTGGTGCAAAATTACTTGATGAATCGAAATCGGCACTCTCCTCAAAAACGTACATTTACCCCAAACCAACAATAATTCTTCTGTTATACACGGATGGGCATATGTCAGTAGGTATTCCGATTCGGAAATAACATTCACCTCAAGGTGGCGTCATTGTGTAGAAATCTTATGGGCACGATCTGGCTAATATTCATGCATTGAAAATCAATGTTACGAAATTAGATTataaaatttctgcaaaatcaATGATacttataattattaattaggtacctgcatttgtttaaacatttttccataaaaattgaaaaaatgaatttgaaaaatcaaaaatttcatttttttaaagcacttACATACTaaatataggtttaggtaccacCAACCTAATGtacgaattattttcaattttgtttattaaattaaattctttcaaagagtaatttttttcaattgtttttttgaaaaaattaaactaccTACCTgtgtatttttggaagaaatggCATAAGTtagtagtacctacatataaaaactTTTAGTTTAGTTGTAgccttattttttaatttaactaGGACAAATGATTATTAATTTACTAATTTAAGCCTATTATCGATTTGAAAATGACTATACGAGTATGGTCGATTGGTCAAATTCCGTGTGATAATAAATAACTTTCGATTACAGCTATTTTCTTTATTAATTATTAGAATAATTGCGGTCAATTATTAGTTCCATTTCTTCTTTTTGGTTGAATTATGACATCGAATTTCTATTTTGTTAAGTATCTCTACCTACGTAGCAAGAAGTTGAAATAACAACcccgtttattttattttccaagtcCAGTCGAACATTATTGACTGAGGACTgtggaaaatatttaaaatgtaGGTTGAACGGTTGAACTCTTTTTGCCGCGGACCCTTCACTAGCTTTATGCATTCTCGCATTTGTTTCATCatattatcttttttttcaaaatttatttatttaaattagtACCTAAAGTACATTATTATGAAAACTAAATATTATGGTTggtatccaatttttttcatgggaaaaaattcagtGTTTAGATTTGGATGAATTGTACCAGCCGTTTCCAGGTATACCCACCTATAGTAagctaatttttcttttttgtaaattttttttatcactgtTCCGCTCAAAAGTTAAGGAACCTGGTTAGAtctactttaattttttctttcatttatcacGGGTAGCAGCTCTCCACATTATATTCGTCTCTGTTTCTTATTTTCTACTAGTTTACTTTACATCACACGTAAGAAATAGATACAGTACGATAAGTTAAGTTAAAATCTAGTGTCAACAATTAATCTAGTGCttgaaaattccccaaaattctTCATCAAAAGCATTGATTTGTTATTTTCGGATTTGTAACCCCAAAACAATGTTTCTTGTCATCGTACAAAATCATCCCGCTCACCCTCACATGATTTCcactttctagaaaaaaaaaatgggtaggtATAGATGGATATTGCGATGTGTACTAACAGTTAGCATCACAGTTTCTAACTAAGATAGTTTTTATTCCTAAAAATTTGGGAGAACCACAAAAATTCTGTTCTCTCGCCGAATTTCCGgcaattttacaactttttcaaaacaaaaaatgcaaaaattgcgaATAGTTCGATTCTTAGATTTAGACTatgttataggtacctaacctaccatGAATGaagtttatcattttcaaatgagACTAGcctataaaaaaataagaatattcTAAAATAGAATATTAAAGAGATACGATACCTCGCCGGATTTTAAGTGCAGATTGCCCGAGCAGATGTGGATGTTTTATTGAATACACTTCACAAACTTCCAATCCATCCTAccatcattaaaataatgaatgatTGTGGATTTTGTGGTTGGCGATTTGACCAACGGGTATCGAAGTGTGAGGTTGGCAGGCGCAGGACGCGATTTTTGTATTTGAACGTGAGATGCGGAACAGTCGTTCTTTTCGTTCGTGCCGTTCACTAGGTACATCACgaatgacgaatttttttctcgcaaaattcaTCAATGATCAAACATCAACCATTCATCTGCAATCTACTAGGTGCCTACTACCTACATGAAAATTTGCCAGCATCAAAATTAAAAgggataaaatttttaatttttctatcgtTACAATTTGCGTGCTATTCTACTAAAACTAAACTAAAGCATTAAAATATTCTGCATTTTATTCTCTTTACTTTgtcttttttctttgaaaaactaaggTTTTGAAGTTGAAGAAAGTGTGcgaaataaaaactgaaaagtatgTTCGCCTACCTGAAGGATGCTTTATCGTGCGGATCGcccacttttttcaactttgaacttgagTTTTGTTTTGTCGTAAAAGGTAGagttttagaagaaaaaaacaaagtgaAGGAATGAAAAGTGCAAAATAGGTACTTTGCTACTTTAAACTAAACAACTCTTACAAgctcactgaaaattttcggtgattttaaaaataaaagaatcacGTAGGCCATCTCAAATTGTGATTTGTTGCGCATTGCgcgttcaaagttcaaaaagaTAAATCTATTGAGTCGCACAATCGCCATCTAATCttgaaataaaatacctaatttaaaaaaaataataattaattaaatctAAGTGTTGTCAGCGGTATATAGTCATTAAACTGAATTATACTTACGTATTAGTTTCAACAATAATGTTACATTATGGATGTGGACAAAATCAATCGAACTTTGCTTGTTAAAACGTTAAATTTTCACGGTGTtcaactgcaaaaaatattcgaagccgaatatcaaaatttttctcacctAAAGATATTTGGTAATCTACATTTTAACGAATATGCTGCTCGTCAGAAACAACTGAGGTAAGCTCAAGCTCAACCCATCACCGAATATGTTTGAATTCATTCTAAATCTGCGCTGATTTCAGTTTCCAAGATCGTGGTAAACGATTCCGATTGCAGCAATTCATTTGCAGAAATGCCAATCAAATATTCGACAGACATGTCAAACCAATACGCAAAGATCGTAGAACTCGTACACTGGACACTGGATATTTTCCTGTTTTGCCTCCTTACGAGTCGTTCTTATCTATAGATAAACACCCACGTTGGGAACGATTTTTCGAAGTAAGTATATTTCTGCTGATATCTGCAACCATTCACACAACGTAATACTTTACTAACTCTTCGTTTATATTCCAGTATGTAAATCAAGGAGACATTATAGTAGCTTCAGTATTGAGTAAAACAGCTGCTGGTATGATATTAAAAGTATTATTTGGAGAAAGCGATGAAATCAGATGTGTGCCAGATGTCGGAATCAAAGTAAGTTGGTTAATCGATTTGAGATGAGAATCAATTTCCGAATTATTACCATTTCCTGTTTTTCAGGCGTTCTGTCCGGCATCATCCTTAATCGCAGCTGCTGATAAGAAAACCAATATTAGTAGAGCGTTTTTAATCAATGATATTGTATGTTGTGAAATTGTGGAACTTAACGTTGATACTGGAAAGATTACTTGTGGCATGAAGGGCGTACATTGCAGTCCAGAGAATCAACTTCGACTAGGATTAATGCATTCGGATGATTTTCCAGTTGAATATAGGTTAGTTATGGTACATTTGTCCACCACGTACCGTCTTTTCTATGATTTACTTTGTCATTTGTTGGAATTATTACATTTCGAATGATCAGTAGAACTTTGAAATTATGTCTGTGATGTTTAGTTTGAATAATACATACTTATGTAAGAGATTGGGACATTAAATCCtgctttcattttgaaaatgatgcaaatttaattttctgttgCAGAGTTTATCAAGATAAAAAAGATAACGCTCTATTCAACGTTTTATTAGAAAAATCGGAAAGCTTTCAAAACCCTAATGTAGTAAATAATCTAATGATGCATTTAGGAATACCCAACGAACTGTACACTCACATGGATTACCTGAAGTAAATATTcaaatcattattttcaaaacattcctAGATCTGGTATTCTAACCGAAGATGATTTTCAGGGAGAAGTTTCCAGCGAAAGATTGCGCAGTCGAATTACGCATAGCTCAAGCAGCCAAATGGGCTATTCAAAGCGTAGCCGACGGTGTCGAACATTTCAAATGTGGACGGCTATCTGAAGCATATCAATGTCTAAATAAAGCTTTAAGTATCGACCCTAGAAATGTCGAAGCGCTGGTGGCTCGAGGCGCTTTGTAAGTATCTCTGAAATGTTCTTCGTGCGGTTATGTCTTCGTTGAACGAAATCTATGGATTTTATTTCAGATATGCCAACAGTAGTAATTACGAAAAAGCTattatcgattttgaaaatgcgCTAAAATTTAATCCAAATCATCAGAATGCTAAAAAGTATCTCGGAGATACGCTGGTCGCTTTTGGGAGAGCGTGAGTCTTCGTATTTATACGATTAACTTACcgtaagtaaaattttaccaactcaAGATTCTGTTATGTTCAGATTCGAAGAAAATGGCAGATTTACCGAAGCCATCAACGCCTATGAAACCTGCTTGACGATTATTCCCAATCACGAAGAAGCCAGTAATTCGTTACAGTTTATTAGAAAGAAACTTTTAGCTTCATCGAAGAAAGAAAACGTCGAAGAGTTCGTAGAAACGAGTAAAATTCAAGGTACTAACAGCAAGTTGAACCAGTTGCTCACTCAAGATGATGATGTAATCCCAATTACCCGAGAAGTTAAGAAATCCAAGTCTAAAAGGTGAGCTAATCttcaaatttctccatttttgagaattttgatcgTAAAATGGATATGGTTTATTATTCCAGACGAGACTCGTCCAGTAGTAGTTCCTCGTCATCTTCAGACTCATCCAGTGATTCTAGCGACTCCAGTTCTAGCTCAAGTTCGTCATCCAggtcaaaaaagaagaaaaggtaACCCTAAtacgaatttttatcaaatataaataattaaaagtccctagaattgatattttttttctagtaaaaaATCTAAGAAAGAACCTTCACTGTCGCCTTTGAGCAAAAGAATGATTCAAATGGAAAATGCCGGCTTTAAACAaggtaaatatgtattttcggAAACCGCGATAGATTTATTGTAAATGCAGTTGCAATTTTGCGAACATCATTAGTTGCTCAGAATAGCTATATGTTTTTGTACACGCATGTATCTTTCGATGGTTTGttcgaagatttttttatttttgcaatgtgATGAAGGATGGTTGCGATGTTATGATCACGATTTGAATTGCAATATACTAAGATCTCTTTTACTCTTGCAGCTGGTTCAAGTTATCAAGCGTGGGGTATGAGTATTGAAAACGAATACGAATTGAGAGTTCGCAAGTTCCTTGAAGAAACCAAAAGAGATGAAGATTATGAAGATAAAGTACGAAAGTTTTTGGACGAAACTGCCAAATGGTATGTGAAGTAGCTAGATTTGCAATTAACCAAGATTTCCAGCTTTTGAAGTTTATTATTCTCTGTAggaaaaagaagcaaaaaatcaaagaagAGAAAAGTAAGCGAAAGAAGAAAGTGAAGAAGCTTAAAACTAAAAGTA
This region of Planococcus citri chromosome 5, ihPlaCitr1.1, whole genome shotgun sequence genomic DNA includes:
- the LOC135848312 gene encoding tetratricopeptide repeat protein 14 homolog isoform X1: MDVDKINRTLLVKTLNFHGVQLQKIFEAEYQNFSHLKIFGNLHFNEYAARQKQLSFQDRGKRFRLQQFICRNANQIFDRHVKPIRKDRRTRTLDTGYFPVLPPYESFLSIDKHPRWERFFEYVNQGDIIVASVLSKTAAGMILKVLFGESDEIRCVPDVGIKAFCPASSLIAAADKKTNISRAFLINDIVCCEIVELNVDTGKITCGMKGVHCSPENQLRLGLMHSDDFPVEYRVYQDKKDNALFNVLLEKSESFQNPNVVNNLMMHLGIPNELYTHMDYLKEKFPAKDCAVELRIAQAAKWAIQSVADGVEHFKCGRLSEAYQCLNKALSIDPRNVEALVARGALYANSSNYEKAIIDFENALKFNPNHQNAKKYLGDTLVAFGRAFEENGRFTEAINAYETCLTIIPNHEEASNSLQFIRKKLLASSKKENVEEFVETSKIQGTNSKLNQLLTQDDDVIPITREVKKSKSKRRDSSSSSSSSSSDSSSDSSDSSSSSSSSSRSKKKKSKKSKKEPSLSPLSKRMIQMENAGFKQAGSSYQAWGMSIENEYELRVRKFLEETKRDEDYEDKVRKFLDETAKWKKKQKIKEEKSKRKKKVKKLKTKKKKRETKKKKRRKHRSESVNEGELVLQENSSGLSTLKDLEDLQSKLSAYYSKVEKSTTKSGKKEKHTNDKKNQSSKRKSSSEDIEEIVPEPSEKIRRPVEIKEPEPYVNEDYTAVEPQKPESNAYRFKMQLNTVTNKVKRRSSEDPLWGEDQTQPEPADEPSTSKPTSKSRFDPIMDPSVSSVKRSRSPPVLDKLGSFLIKKRTSASPKRDSYQRRRSFSRSLSRTRESPRRNTRYRPSPHRSSSRRRYSRSRSRSGSYSRSRNSRYSRSRSRSPYYKDRDYNYRSRNSGTYYKPRAQNYQGDYRDDNWKSNRSGEYSSRYRDGRDDRDYTRRRRNDSTDRAPSNEESKDTRRDPGNEGKNRETSYEKHGDNRSDLKNKSDRSDRRKSVDRTAE
- the LOC135848312 gene encoding tetratricopeptide repeat protein 14 homolog isoform X3, which translates into the protein MDVDKINRTLLVKTLNFHGVQLQKIFEAEYQNFSHLKIFGNLHFNEYAARQKQLSFQDRGKRFRLQQFICRNANQIFDRHVKPIRKDRRTRTLDTGYFPVLPPYESFLSIDKHPRWERFFEYVNQGDIIVASVLSKTAAGMILKVLFGESDEIRCVPDVGIKAFCPASSLIAAADKKTNISRAFLINDIVCCEIVELNVDTGKITCGMKGVHCSPENQLRLGLMHSDDFPVEYRVYQDKKDNALFNVLLEKSESFQNPNVVNNLMMHLGIPNELYTHMDYLKEKFPAKDCAVELRIAQAAKWAIQSVADGVEHFKCGRLSEAYQCLNKALSIDPRNVEALVARGALYANSSNYEKAIIDFENALKFNPNHQNAKKYLGDTLVAFGRAFEENGRFTEAINAYETCLTIIPNHEEASNSLQFIRKKLLASSKKENVEEFVETSKIQGTNSKLNQLLTQDDDVIPITREVKKSKSKRRDSSSSSSSSSSDSSSDSSDSSSSSSSSSRSKKKKSKKSKKEPSLSPLSKRMIQMENAGFKQAGSSYQAWGMSIENEYELRVRKFLEETKRDEDYEDKVRKFLDETAKWKKKQKIKEEKKKKRETKKKKRRKHRSESVNEGELVLQENSSGLSTLKDLEDLQSKLSAYYSKVEKSTTKSGKKEKHTNDKKNQSSKRKSSSEDIEEIVPEPSEKIRRPVEIKEPEPYVNEDYTAVEPQKPESNAYRFKMQLNTVTNKVKRRSSEDPLWGEDQTQPEPADEPSTSKPTSKSRFDPIMDPSVSSVKRSRSPPVLDKLGSFLIKKRTSASPKRDSYQRRRSFSRSLSRTRESPRRNTRYRPSPHRSSSRRRYSRSRSRSGSYSRSRNSRYSRSRSRSPYYKDRDYNYRSRNSGTYYKPRAQNYQGDYRDDNWKSNRSGEYSSRYRDGRDDRDYTRRRRNDSTDRAPSNEESKDTRRDPGNEGKNRETSYEKHGDNRSDLKNKSDRSDRRKSVDRTAE
- the LOC135848312 gene encoding tetratricopeptide repeat protein 14 homolog isoform X4 → MDVDKINRTLLVKTLNFHGVQLQKIFEAEYQNFSHLKIFGNLHFNEYAARQKQLSFQDRGKRFRLQQFICRNANQIFDRHVKPIRKDRRTRTLDTGYFPVLPPYESFLSIDKHPRWERFFEYVNQGDIIVASVLSKTAAGMILKVLFGESDEIRCVPDVGIKAFCPASSLIAAADKKTNISRAFLINDIVCCEIVELNVDTGKITCGMKGVHCSPENQLRLGLMHSDDFPVEYRVYQDKKDNALFNVLLEKSESFQNPNVVNNLMMHLGIPNELYTHMDYLKEKFPAKDCAVELRIAQAAKWAIQSVADGVEHFKCGRLSEAYQCLNKALSIDPRNVEALVARGALYANSSNYEKAIIDFENALKFNPNHQNAKKYLGDTLVAFGRAFEENGRFTEAINAYETCLTIIPNHEEASNSLQFIRKKLLASSKKENVEEFVETSKIQGTNSKLNQLLTQDDDVIPITREVKKSKSKRRDSSSSSSSSSSDSSSDSSDSSSSSSSSSRSKKKKSKKSKKEPSLSPLSKRMIQMENAGFKQAGSSYQAWGMSIENEYELRVRKFLEETKRDEDYEDKVRKFLDETAKWKKKQKIKEEKKKKRETKKKKRRKHRSESVNEGELVLQENTLKDLEDLQSKLSAYYSKVEKSTTKSGKKEKHTNDKKNQSSKRKSSSEDIEEIVPEPSEKIRRPVEIKEPEPYVNEDYTAVEPQKPESNAYRFKMQLNTVTNKVKRRSSEDPLWGEDQTQPEPADEPSTSKPTSKSRFDPIMDPSVSSVKRSRSPPVLDKLGSFLIKKRTSASPKRDSYQRRRSFSRSLSRTRESPRRNTRYRPSPHRSSSRRRYSRSRSRSGSYSRSRNSRYSRSRSRSPYYKDRDYNYRSRNSGTYYKPRAQNYQGDYRDDNWKSNRSGEYSSRYRDGRDDRDYTRRRRNDSTDRAPSNEESKDTRRDPGNEGKNRETSYEKHGDNRSDLKNKSDRSDRRKSVDRTAE
- the LOC135848312 gene encoding tetratricopeptide repeat protein 14 homolog isoform X2; the protein is MDVDKINRTLLVKTLNFHGVQLQKIFEAEYQNFSHLKIFGNLHFNEYAARQKQLSFQDRGKRFRLQQFICRNANQIFDRHVKPIRKDRRTRTLDTGYFPVLPPYESFLSIDKHPRWERFFEYVNQGDIIVASVLSKTAAGMILKVLFGESDEIRCVPDVGIKAFCPASSLIAAADKKTNISRAFLINDIVCCEIVELNVDTGKITCGMKGVHCSPENQLRLGLMHSDDFPVEYRVYQDKKDNALFNVLLEKSESFQNPNVVNNLMMHLGIPNELYTHMDYLKEKFPAKDCAVELRIAQAAKWAIQSVADGVEHFKCGRLSEAYQCLNKALSIDPRNVEALVARGALYANSSNYEKAIIDFENALKFNPNHQNAKKYLGDTLVAFGRAFEENGRFTEAINAYETCLTIIPNHEEASNSLQFIRKKLLASSKKENVEEFVETSKIQGTNSKLNQLLTQDDDVIPITREVKKSKSKRRDSSSSSSSSSSDSSSDSSDSSSSSSSSSRSKKKKSKKSKKEPSLSPLSKRMIQMENAGFKQAGSSYQAWGMSIENEYELRVRKFLEETKRDEDYEDKVRKFLDETAKWKKKQKIKEEKSKRKKKVKKLKTKKKKRETKKKKRRKHRSESVNEGELVLQENTLKDLEDLQSKLSAYYSKVEKSTTKSGKKEKHTNDKKNQSSKRKSSSEDIEEIVPEPSEKIRRPVEIKEPEPYVNEDYTAVEPQKPESNAYRFKMQLNTVTNKVKRRSSEDPLWGEDQTQPEPADEPSTSKPTSKSRFDPIMDPSVSSVKRSRSPPVLDKLGSFLIKKRTSASPKRDSYQRRRSFSRSLSRTRESPRRNTRYRPSPHRSSSRRRYSRSRSRSGSYSRSRNSRYSRSRSRSPYYKDRDYNYRSRNSGTYYKPRAQNYQGDYRDDNWKSNRSGEYSSRYRDGRDDRDYTRRRRNDSTDRAPSNEESKDTRRDPGNEGKNRETSYEKHGDNRSDLKNKSDRSDRRKSVDRTAE